The nucleotide sequence GGCTTAGAAATTGCATCCAGGATAGTTGCTTATTATTGCAAAAACGGACCGGCTAATATAAACGTGAAAATTTTCCCAGAGGATAAAGAGGAAACAATTAATGCTGAGAAAATAAGCGGGGAAGAAATTTTGAAATATAGGGTATAAAAGATGTTTAGACCAAAGACCGAAGACCGAAGACTTAAAATTTTTAAAAGTCTGTAGTCTTCCCCCAACGTAATGTCGTAGTGGGGAGATTTAGTCTATTTCCGAACAAAGCGAGGAAGATGATGAACAACATCGTACAAAAAATAAAGGATCTTAAGAAAAAGAGAAAGGCGGTCATATTGGTTCACAACTATCAACTGCCTGAAGTCCAGAACATAGCTGATTTTTTGGGAGATTCTTTGGGATTGAGCCGGAAAGCGGCTGAAACGGAGGCCGAAGTAATCGTATTCTGTGGTGTTCATTTTATGGCGGAGACCGCTTCAATTCTTTGTCCTGAAAAAGTTGTGCTTATACCGGACATAAATGCTGGCTGTCCAATGGCAGACATGATTGATGTGGAGGGACTGCGTGATTTAAAGAAAAAACATCCGGATGCGGTTGTTGTGGCATATGTGAACACAACGGCAGAGGTGAAAGCCGAAAGCGACGTATGCTGTACGTCGGCAAATGCTGTTAAGATAGTGAATTCTTTATCTGCACAAAAAATCATCTTCATCCCTGATAAATATTTAGGGCAATATGTTGCAAGTCAAATTCATAAACCCGCCACTACTTCGAGGGTGGGCAAGGAAATAATTTTCTGGCAAGGATATTGCCCAATTCATGCTAGGATTTTGGCTGACGATGTCCGGGAAGTAAAAAGGGAACACCCCGAAGCTGAAGTAATAGTGCATCCCGAATGCACTCCTGATGTAATTGCTCTGGCGGATAAAGTATTCTCTACAACCGGTATGCTTAATTATGCTCGCAAGACAAAAAGCAAGGAAATAATCATTGGCACAGAAGTGGGAATTATTTACAAATTACAGAAAGACCATCCGGGCAAAAAATTCTATCCTGCTTCTAAACAGGCAATCTGTGAGGATATGAAAAAGAATAGTTTGGAAAAAGTGCTTTGGTCCCTTGAAGAAATGAAATACGAAATTAAGGTAGAAGAAATGATAAGGCAGAAAGCGAGAAAAGCAATTGATAGGATGTTGGATAATAATAGAGTAGATTGAAAGGAAAAACATGCATGCGATACAGTGAAAAAGTGATGGAACACTTTAAAAATCCAAGGAATGTAGGTGAAATAAAAGATGCTGATGGTATTGGGCATGTGGGCAATCCTGTTTGTAGTGATATAATGGAGCTTTATATTAGAGTAAAAGACAACCTGCCCGCTTCGAAGCGAAGCAAGCAGGCGGGTGTAATCGTTGACGCAAAATTCAAAACTTTTGGCTGTGGAGTTGCTGTAGCCACATGTGAAAGGCAAAACCGTAGATGAGGGGCATTGACCTTATCAAACAAAGCAGTTGCGGAAGCGCTTGGCGGATTGCCGCAAATAAAAATGCATTGTTCTATGTTGGCTGAACAAGCATTAAAATCCGCTATTGATGATTATTTAAAGAAAAAGCCCGCCAAAATCGGCGAGGAGAGGAGAAAAAATGAAAGAAAAAGTGGAAAAAGCTTTAAGCAAAATACGACCGGCATTGCAAGCGGACGGAGGAGATGTAGAATTGGTTGATGTTAGCGAAGATGGAATCGTAAAAGTAAAACTTACGGGCGCTTGTAGCGGATGTCCTATGGCTCAAATGACATTGAAAAACGGCATTGAAAGAGTTTTAAAAGAGGAAGTCCCGGAAATAAAAAGCGTAGAAGCGGCCTAAAACTTTTTAGGTATACGCTTATAATTTTAAAAACTTGGAAAAAGGTAATTAAAAGTGAAAAGGTTAGTGATTTTTATTATTGCGTTTTTTTATCTTCTTGTATTTCCCGTTGTGTCTACATGCGCCGAAGACGTAAAAACTCCAAATATCTCTTTTTTGGAAACCATATTCGATTTCGGGTCTGTATATCAAGGAGAAGATGTAACTCATGCTTTCAAATTCCAAAATGTCGGTGATGAGACCTTAAAGATTGGTAGAGTTCGGGCCTCTTGTGGATGTTCAAAGGCAGAAGCCTCTGATACGGAAATTGCTCCAGGAGCATTTGGTCAAATAGGGGTTACTTTCCGAACAGGAGGTTTTATAGGGAAACAAACCAAGATTATTCATGTCAGTTCCAACGACCCTCTTAATCCTACTATAAACCTTAAACTGAAGGGAGAAGTCAAGGTTGAGGTTGAGGTTAAGCCTCTAACTCTTTCGTTTAAGAATGTTCCCAAACACAAACAAGTCACTAAGCAATTTGAAATAATCCAGAGGGGAGAACAAGAACTTATAATCGATAAAATAACAATTGATAAAGAGTATTTAAAATTAGACGGCGTTGAGAAAAAAGAACGATGGGGGAAAAACGTTTATTCAGTAAAAGTTACGCTGGATAGCAATGCTCCCGTGGGATATTTACAAGGGAGGATTGATGTTAGCACAAATCTGGAAAGACGGAAAACTATTTTGGTAGGAGTGCAAGGGAAGGTTTTGGGAGATATAAAATTATCCCGTGAGCGCATAGACTTCAATGTCCCAGCCGGCACAAAAAAAGCATCATCCGTTGTTATATCTACAAAAGGCGATAACTTTGAGGTCTTAAGAGTAGAAAACAACATAAGATATCTTTCCGCAGAAATAATTACTCTGGAGAAATTTAAAAAATATATGATTGATTTTAGTGTAGCGTCAGAAGTTCCTCCCGGTCCAATCAGAGGAAACGTGAAGGTATACACGAATTGCCCTGGCGAAACTGAATTAACAGTCCATATCTTTGGTCGGGTAGTAGAAAAAACAATAGAGATTGGTTATTTCTTTGAAAGAGGCTGTTTGGACTGCGATAAGGCGCACGGGGTTTTACAATCCGTAAAATCAGAAATTCCATCTGTGGTGATTAAAGAATATAACATAAGCACTCGAGAGAATATGCAGCTAAATGAGACATTATGCCGGATATGCGGCGTCCCCGAAGAAAAACGCCTAATAGCTCCGACAATTTTTATAGGTAAAGATTTTTTGATAGGGGAAACAATTACAAAAGAAAAAATCGTTGAATTGATTGGGAAATATCCGAAAGGTTCGTCTCTGCCTTTAACAGAAGCTACCGAGAAAATAGATGTTGCGGAAGGCAGTATAGCGGAAAGATTTCAGCAGTTCGGTATTCTCGCCATAATAGGAGCAGGATTAATGGATGGGATAAACCCCTGTGCCTTTGCAACAATAATATTTTTCATTTCTTACCTCGCAATTTTAAAGAGAAAGGGAAGAGAAATCATCATCGTAGGTATTGCTTTTACATCAGCATTATTTATCACATATTTTTTGATCGGCATAGGAATATTTGAATTTTTAAATTATTTGTCTTTCCTTGAAACTTTCACCAAGTTTATATACGGGATTGTGGGAGTATTTACATTAATACTTGGGATATTGAGCCTATTAGATTATTTTAAGTGCAAGAGAGGAAAAGCCAAGGGAATGTGGCTGCAACTTCCGGATTTCTTAAAGAGGAAGATACACTCTACCATCAAAGAGCATGCAGGCTTGAGAAGATATGTCTTGGCAGCGTTTATTACCGGCTTTATAGTTTCAATATTAGAATTGTCATGTACAGGGCAGGTATATTTGCCAACGATTGTTTACGCAACAGGCATTAGTGAATACAGATTCGTTGCCTATACGTATCTTCTAATATATAACTTTATGTTTATCGCGCCGCTTATTGTAATTTTTATATTGGCATATTGGGGCACAACCGCTGTCCGTTTAAGCGATATTTTGGGTGGGAATATTGCTCTAATAAAACTTCTAATGTCTATTCTGTTCTTTATCCTTACCGTATTCTTGATAATGATGCTTATTGTCTAACTTCTCACCTGCCCACTCTGTAAATGGGAAATAAGAGCACTGTAGATTTACAAAAACTACCGGATTTAGATAAATGTTGAGCAAAAAAAGAGTCGTGGTGGCTATGAGCGGGGGAGTAGATTCTTCTGTAGCTGCGAGTTTATTGGTAAAAGCGAACTATGAAGTTATAGGGGTAAATTTAAAGCTCTTTGGTATGGAAGAGCATGGACGAGGTTGTGGTAGCCAAGGCAGGGAAGATGCTCGAGGCGTTTGTCAAAAACTTGGAATTCCGTTTTATTCGTTTGATTACAGAAAAGAATTTAAGGAAAAAGTCATAAAATATTTCTACTCGGAATATGCAAGAGGAAAAACTCCTAATCCGTGTATCATATGCAACGAAAAGATAAAATTCGGCGCGCTTTTTCGTAAGGCGAAATCTTTGGGCGCGGATTATATTGCCACAGGGCATTATGCTAAAGTTGGATATGATAGGAAAAACGAAAGATATCTTCTAAAAAAAGGCAAAGACAAAAAAAAAGACCAGTCATATTTTCTTTTTCCTCTATCCCAAGAACAATTAGAGTATACCCTTTTTCCGCTTGGCGATTATACGAAAGAAGATGTCCGTAAGCTTGCAAAAAAAATCGGCTTAAAAACTCATGATAAATCCGCAAGTCAGGACGTGTGTTTTGTTCAGGATTGCGACCTGCAGGAATTTTTAAGAAAGCATCTCAACGATGCCTGCAAAGATGGTTTAATAGTAAACAATAAAGGAGAAGCGATTGGGAAGCATCAAGGTATCGCTTTTTATACTGTTGGGCAAAGAAAAGGGTTGGGGTGTCATAAAAAACCGATGTATGTTATTCATATTGTTCAGCAGAAAAATGTTATAGTAATCGGTGAAGAGAAAGAACTATATCAAGACACTCTGACAGCAAAAAACCTAAATTGGATAGATATAGAAAAATTAACAAAGCCGTTAAAAGTAAAAGCCAGGATAAGATACGGAAGCAAAGAAAGCGAGGCGGTAATTTCTTCTACGGATAAAGATTTGGTAAAAGTGAAATTTAATAAACCTCAAAGAGCCATTACTTCGGGGCAGGCTGTTGTGTTCTATAACAAAGATAAGGTTATTGGCGGTGGATGGATAAAGTAACCCCGAACCATGTGGGGTTCGGGGTAAGAACTAAAATGAAATATCAAAAATTGAAATACAATGGAAATATGGTTGAAATATGGTTGAAATACATAGCCAAAAGACAATTTATCTCAATATATTTCTATGTATTTCAACGTATCTCTAAAATATAAAATATATTTATGAAAATAATCGGTATATCGGGAAGTCCCAGAAGAGGTGGAAATACAGAAATCCTTTTGGATAAAGCATTAGAAGTTGCCAGAAGAAAAGGAGCTAAAACTAAAAAAATTATACTGAATGAGCTTAAGTTTTCCCCCTGTCAAGAATGCGAAAATATAAGAAAAGACGGGGTTTGTATTATAAAAGACGACTGGCAGAAGGTGTTTTCGGAAACAAACAAAGCGGATGCGATAATCCTTGCCTCCCCCATATTTTTCGGAAGTGTTTCAGCGCAGACGAAAATGTTCATAGATAGGTTCCAGTGCCTATGGCTTGCGAAGAATATTTTTCAAACCTATAAGGCAAAAAAGAGAAAAATCGGCGCTTTTATATGCGTAGAGGCATCTGATAGAAAAGACTTTTTTGAAAATGCAAAATCAATCGTGAAGAATTTATTTGTGACTATCGATACCGACTATAAATTAGAACTCTTATGCTGCGGTATGGATAGAAAAGGAACAGTCAAAGAAAAGTTGGAATACTTAAATAAAGCCGCTGAAATAGGGGAAAGGATTGTTGCTCGTAAATCTCCTTGACAAAAATAATAATTGTGGTAAAACCAAATAAGTAATAAGTTTTCCCTGTAAAAAAGTTACCGCTGTAAGGTGGTGGAGATTCACCATGCGTAAAGAACAATTATTCCTACGAATTTGTTCAAAATTCAATCTCAACACTTCTTTTTATAATCCTAAAAACAGGAGGCAAAAATGAAAGGACGGCTTTTATTTATTGTTTTGGTTTTTGGTTTAGCAATTCTTTTAGGCTTCAACATCTTAAGTTATGCAAAACAAAATCCTCTTGCTTGCAAAGAGCGACCAAGAAAAGAATTTAATCAAAAAAACTCGCAGGAAGATAAAGAGCATCTCTTTCGCTGTCCCAAAGACAAAACAAAAAACAGTTTCATGCCCAAATCTTTCAAAAATCCCCATCATAAATTTGATATTTTCCAAAAGAACAAATTTAATATTAAACCGTTAAGGAACAGGATTAATAGTAAACCCAAAAAATGGGAATTTACAAATAGGCAGAATAATAATATCCAATCATCCAATTCCATAAGTTACTCTGAATTAGATGAGATTATAGAAATAGACACAGACATAACAACCAACACCATTTGGGAATCCGGTAATGTATATCATGTTACAGCCAATGTAAACGTTCAGGCATTGTTAGTAATTGAGCCGGGAACTGTTGTTCAATATAGTAGTTCGGGTTCATTATTTGTAAATAACGGCGGAACTCTAATAGCAAGAGGGACTCCCAATAATTTGATAACTTTCACTTCGGATTCCGCTACGCCGGGATATTCAGACTATTACTGCGCAATTTATATTGAAGACACTGCTTCAGTTTCCACACAAATAACATATTCAGTCATAGAATTTGCATACGTGGGTATTTTTACTAACAATATCCGATTGGATAGTCCCATACAAAATAACTATATCCAATACTGCGCTTTTGGAATTGGCGAGTTCGGCACTGAACATACAGATATCGCTAACAATCAGATTTTTGGAAGTTATTACCATGGTATAGAAATATACATGGCATCTGAAACTGCAGAAGAAGACAGCGGCAGCCACATACTAATCCAGAACAATACCTGCGATTACTACCAATATACAGGCATAACCGTGCATGGTGTAACTGTGGAAGAAAACGCAGGCGTTATTATGCTTGCAAATAATATTGTTTCAGAGTCATATCAATATGGGCTCAACTTTGTTGACGGCTATATGGCGGGCTATGTCTTAAATACAGGTTATTATGGGAATAACCAAAATAAAAATTGGGAATTTGAAGAAACTGACCCTGTTATTGCAACAGAATTTCCGTATATTACAGGAGAAGAACCACTTGAGATGTGTTTCCTTGATCAGAGCTGCCCGTTTATAGATGCAGGATTTGGCGATATTGCCGAAAATGCTCAGCTTATCTGTTCAACAACATCATTACAGGAAAATGTTGATGCTGATACAACCGATATTGGATTTCACTATCCCAATTTTGGAACTATAAGAATAAGAGGCGATTTTAATAACAATGATACTGTAAATGCAGATGATATTGACCTATTATATGCCGAGATTAATTCAGGAACGAATAATCCGATATGCGATTTGACCAATGATGGATTAGTAAATAAGGATGATATGGACTATATGCTCCGAACACTTCTTGGGACTGAATACGGTGATGCAAATCTTGACTGCAAAGTTGACAATGTTGACTTAGGCATACTCTCATCAAACTGGTTAGAGAGCGGGCAAGGTTGGGCAGACGGCAACTTTAATGGTGATGAATTTGTTAATTTTATTGACTACGCAATGTTGGCTAACAACTGGGGCTTTGAGGGGGAAGGACCAGCGGAACTTTCAGTTGAAGTTAGCGGCGACCCGGATAACTTGGAAGATGTTGTTGAAATCGGCATCACCGGATACACCGACAATACCAGCCAGGTCTTCTTATTTATGGATGGTGAGTATATAGGGCCGATTTCAAGCTTTCGAGACGAAGAAGTTGGTTTTATTGGTCTTGATAGTTATAGATTTAGTAACGGTTTGCACGAACTAAAAGTTGTAGGTTTTGATTATGATGGGAGTATAACACTTTCTTCCAATATCCCTGTTAATTTCAATAATGTGCTTTACCATATGCAGGCAAGTTATTTCTTTAAACCAAGCAAAGATTATAACCTCTGTGCGATGTATTCTGGAAGTTATGATTTGAGTGTAAATATTGTTGATTTTCACGACAGTGTTGTTTGGTCAAACTCTGTGGTTGGCAATGTAAATCTATCTATTCCTACTACAACTTTTACAAATAAAATGTTTTATGACATTGTTATAGAAGAAGTGTCTGGGGGGTTGTTTCTCGGAGAAGTAAACTCTTCTGATGAGAGTAAAAACTGGCAAGCCCAAATGTTAGAATCATTTGATAAAAAAAGTGAGGATACTAGAAACGCCGTTGTTCTAATAACACTACCGGACAAGCAACTAACTGCACAGAGGCGAGTTATCTATGATGCAATAGGGGTACTGATAGACGCATGTATAGAAAGAGATTTTTCTTATGTAATTCTTTACGATTACCAATGTACAGAGAAGAATATAGAATATATGTTGACAGGAGCTCAAAATGTTCGGCACTGGTACCATATTGGTCACGGCAACTGTGAACTTGGCAAAGAAGGAGAAAAAGTGCAAAGAACATTCATAGAAATTTTCGGAAACAAGCGCATTTTTTCCATTATGAAGAGAGATTACGGCGAGAATGTGCCGCCCGATTACCAAGAACTTCCGGAAGGCTGGGAACAAAACGGAATATCAATGACCGCTTTAACCACTTCAAGGTATTATGCAGGCATTGAAAAGCTCAGGATAACGTTCTTTGATTCCTGCTATTCGGCAAAATACGAAGATATGGCTGAGGCTGTGGGGATACATTACCCTCCTGCTGGTAATTCGACTTACTGTGGATGGGACGATTATACGGGTAGAGTGAATTTAATCATTTATAATTGGTTTATAAGAGATTGGTGGAGCGCTCTCGCAGGTGGAGCAACCGATGTTAATAGCGCTTGGCTTGCTACCTGTACACTTCCTAAATTTTCTGCATGCCAACATATGATTCTCATTGGTGATAATATATGGACATACTTCAATTAGCAGTATAGGAAACAAAATGAAAATAAAACCATTGCTGTTATTAATCTCCCTGTGTCTTTTAGTAACGCTTATATCGTGTAAACATAAGGGGGAAGTTGTTAAGAAAGGGGATGAAAATTCTCGCGCAGTAGAGCTTTTGATTAAAGATTTAGGAAATGAAAATTCTGATATCCGAAGACGCGCGGCACAAAGAGCTTATAATACAAAAGACCCTCGTGTTATAGAACCACTCATTGATATTTTATTAAAAGATGAAAATGAGCATATTAGAGTGAGTGCGGCGAGAGCATTAGGGGCTATAAAGGACTCTCGGGCAGTGGGGCCATTAATTACCGTCTTATTGGATGATAAAAGTGAACATGTAAAACATTTTGTAGCAGAGGCGCTTAGTAAAATAAAAGACCCTCGCGCAGTAGAGCCACTTATTTCTGTTCTAAACGATGAAACTTTGCGAGTCAGGAATAGTGCAATAGCAGCATTGGGAGAAATAGGCGACACACGTGCAATAGAACCGCTTATTAAAATTTTAAAGGAGGGGGATTCATTTGAGAACAGGGGAGTTGCGGCAAAGGCGCTTGGCAAGATAAAAGACCCTTCTGTCGTAGAACCACTCATTGCTGCTTTGCTGAATGATGAAGAAAATGACTTTGTTAGAATAGGTGCCTCTTCGGCATTAGGGGACATAGGCGACCCAAGAGCAATAGAACCTCTTATCAATGTTTTATTGAAAGATGGAAATATTCGAATAAATGTAGCAAGAGTATTGGGCGATATAGGCGATTTAAGGGCAGTAGAGCCACTTGTTTCTGTTCTGAAGGATAAGAATCCGAATGTTCGAAGTAGTACAGCACGAGCATTAGGAAAAATAAAAGACATGCGTGCAGTAAAACCTTTAATTGCGCTCCGGAAAGACGGAAATTCATCTGTCCAAATAAGTGCTTCACTAGCTCTTAACCAAATAATAGGACTGGGTGCTCGTATCGTTTGTCCTGAAGATGAGGCAAAGAATGTTTTTAGTCCTGAAGATTTTAAATCTTTCCCGCCTGCTCTCGACAAAGGAGAGTGGGCAGGCAAAAAACTTAAGATGAAGCCCGATGCTTCAAGAGGAGGTATATGTGCTATTAGCAATGGCAAAGTGCAGTTAAATAATTTTACACAGCGCATTGAGCAAACGAAAGAAGTTATAGAAATAGACACAAATATAACAATTAATACTATCTGGGAATCCGGTAACGTATATCATGTTACGGCAAATGTAAATGTTCAGGCGTTGTTGATAATTGAACCCGGAACTGTTGTTCAATATGGTAGTTCAGGTGCGTTATTTGTAAATAACGGCGGGACATTAGTCGCAAGGGGAACTCCTGATAATTTAATAACTTTCACTTCAGATGCTACCACACCGGGATATGCGGATTATTACTGCGCAATTTATATTGACCAGACCGCTTCAATCTCTACAAAAATAACATATTCAGTTATAGAATTTGCATATGTTGGTATTGCTACTAATAATATCGGGCTTGATTATCCCATACAAAATAACCGTGTGCATTATTGTGTTTATGGAATTGGTGAATCTGGCATTGAACTTACAGATATCGTTAACAACCAAATCTTTGGAAGTTATTATAGCGGGATTAATATCTATATGGCATCCGATAGTGGTGCAGTAGATAGAGATAGCAAGATTTTAATAACAAACAACACATGTGATTTTTACCAAGATTCTGGCATAACTATCTATGGCTCAGCTCTTGAAGAAGATGCTGGAGTTGTTAATATTGTAAATAATGTTGTATCTAATTCGCAAAAATACGGGCTCAATTTAGTTGACGGATATTATGTAGTAGATTTTATTCAGAATAATGGTTACTACGGAAATAAACAGAACAAAAACAAAGAATTGAAAGAAACTAAGCCAATTGTTGCGAAAGAGTTTCCCTATGTTAAAGGAAAAAGTCCACTTGAACCATGTTTCCTGAAACAGGATTGCCCATTTATAGACGCAGGATTTGGTGATATTACTCAAAACGCTCAGCTTATCTGTTCAACAACTTCATTACAGGAAAATGTTGATGCCGATACAACAGATATCGGTTTTCATTATCCTAATTTCGAGGTTTCAAATACGGAAAAAGCTATCGACATTTCTGTCCATACGATGGAGGAAACTGTTCTAAATCTGAACAACAACATTTCTGGTACTGTTGGGATTAGTGCCACCGGCTATCCAGATAACACTAACTCTCTCTTTTTATTTATGGATGGTGAGTATATAGAAGAAATTTGGTGTTCGGGTTATTCGGGCGAAGCTGTTCTTGAAAGTCATAGTTTCGGCAATGGTTTGCACAAATTAAAAATTGCCAGTGTGGACTGGGATGGAGCTATAACCTTCTCTAAAAACATATCTGTCAATTTCAACAACAATTTTTACTACATGCAGACAAATGAGTTTATTGATTCCGATAGAGATTATATTGTTTGTGCAATGTATTCAGGAAAACATGACCTTATTAAGGTAAAAGCAGTAGATATTTCGGGCAATGTGAGATGGTCTACTACTATATCAAATACAGTAAATGGTATAAATGTATCTATTCCAGCGGAAGCAATTAAGGGCATACAATTGGGTGACCTTCTCATTGAAGAGGTTGGTAAGGTTAAATAAAAGAAACTTGCTAAATAGATAATGGTGGAGTACACAGACCCGGAGGATCACTCGCATTCACAAAAGAAACAACATCCGATATTATTTATTGGCCCATTGAATCGTTGGATAAGACACAATACAAAGAAATTATGAGACGAAGTTTTGAAAGAGAGAGAGAATTCGGTCCTTCACCAATTAACCAAGAATAGAAAAAACATTCCTAATTTATTTAAGCCCTGATTTTCTGATGTCCTAGTATTCTCCTCTCTCTTCTTGCTTTTTAAATCCCGTGTATAATCTAAAAATCAATACCCTCTTGTGTTATAATCAACGTGATTATCTGCCTATTTAAACGGGCGGTGAGGAGGATTTAATATCATGCATGCCACAACGATTGTAGTAGTAAGACATAAAGGTGAGGTAGCTATTGGCGGAGACGGTCAGGTTACTTTGCAACATACAATTTTAAAACATAAAGCCAAGAAGATACGAAAAATGTATGACAATAAGATACTTGCGGGATTTGCAGGTTCAACAGCAGACGCTTTTACCTTATTTGAGAGATTTGAGACGAAATTAGAAGCATTCAGCGGAAATTTACAAAGAGCTGCTTTGGAATTGGCAAAAGACTGGAGAACGGATAGGGTCTTAAGAAAACTTGAAGCATTACT is from bacterium and encodes:
- the nadA gene encoding quinolinate synthase NadA yields the protein MMNNIVQKIKDLKKKRKAVILVHNYQLPEVQNIADFLGDSLGLSRKAAETEAEVIVFCGVHFMAETASILCPEKVVLIPDINAGCPMADMIDVEGLRDLKKKHPDAVVVAYVNTTAEVKAESDVCCTSANAVKIVNSLSAQKIIFIPDKYLGQYVASQIHKPATTSRVGKEIIFWQGYCPIHARILADDVREVKREHPEAEVIVHPECTPDVIALADKVFSTTGMLNYARKTKSKEIIIGTEVGIIYKLQKDHPGKKFYPASKQAICEDMKKNSLEKVLWSLEEMKYEIKVEEMIRQKARKAIDRMLDNNRVD
- a CDS encoding NifU family protein: MKEKVEKALSKIRPALQADGGDVELVDVSEDGIVKVKLTGACSGCPMAQMTLKNGIERVLKEEVPEIKSVEAA
- a CDS encoding DUF1573 domain-containing protein, with protein sequence MKRLVIFIIAFFYLLVFPVVSTCAEDVKTPNISFLETIFDFGSVYQGEDVTHAFKFQNVGDETLKIGRVRASCGCSKAEASDTEIAPGAFGQIGVTFRTGGFIGKQTKIIHVSSNDPLNPTINLKLKGEVKVEVEVKPLTLSFKNVPKHKQVTKQFEIIQRGEQELIIDKITIDKEYLKLDGVEKKERWGKNVYSVKVTLDSNAPVGYLQGRIDVSTNLERRKTILVGVQGKVLGDIKLSRERIDFNVPAGTKKASSVVISTKGDNFEVLRVENNIRYLSAEIITLEKFKKYMIDFSVASEVPPGPIRGNVKVYTNCPGETELTVHIFGRVVEKTIEIGYFFERGCLDCDKAHGVLQSVKSEIPSVVIKEYNISTRENMQLNETLCRICGVPEEKRLIAPTIFIGKDFLIGETITKEKIVELIGKYPKGSSLPLTEATEKIDVAEGSIAERFQQFGILAIIGAGLMDGINPCAFATIIFFISYLAILKRKGREIIIVGIAFTSALFITYFLIGIGIFEFLNYLSFLETFTKFIYGIVGVFTLILGILSLLDYFKCKRGKAKGMWLQLPDFLKRKIHSTIKEHAGLRRYVLAAFITGFIVSILELSCTGQVYLPTIVYATGISEYRFVAYTYLLIYNFMFIAPLIVIFILAYWGTTAVRLSDILGGNIALIKLLMSILFFILTVFLIMMLIV
- the mnmA gene encoding tRNA 2-thiouridine(34) synthase MnmA — translated: MLSKKRVVVAMSGGVDSSVAASLLVKANYEVIGVNLKLFGMEEHGRGCGSQGREDARGVCQKLGIPFYSFDYRKEFKEKVIKYFYSEYARGKTPNPCIICNEKIKFGALFRKAKSLGADYIATGHYAKVGYDRKNERYLLKKGKDKKKDQSYFLFPLSQEQLEYTLFPLGDYTKEDVRKLAKKIGLKTHDKSASQDVCFVQDCDLQEFLRKHLNDACKDGLIVNNKGEAIGKHQGIAFYTVGQRKGLGCHKKPMYVIHIVQQKNVIVIGEEKELYQDTLTAKNLNWIDIEKLTKPLKVKARIRYGSKESEAVISSTDKDLVKVKFNKPQRAITSGQAVVFYNKDKVIGGGWIK
- a CDS encoding flavodoxin family protein; translated protein: MKIIGISGSPRRGGNTEILLDKALEVARRKGAKTKKIILNELKFSPCQECENIRKDGVCIIKDDWQKVFSETNKADAIILASPIFFGSVSAQTKMFIDRFQCLWLAKNIFQTYKAKKRKIGAFICVEASDRKDFFENAKSIVKNLFVTIDTDYKLELLCCGMDRKGTVKEKLEYLNKAAEIGERIVARKSP
- a CDS encoding HEAT repeat domain-containing protein, with product MKIKPLLLLISLCLLVTLISCKHKGEVVKKGDENSRAVELLIKDLGNENSDIRRRAAQRAYNTKDPRVIEPLIDILLKDENEHIRVSAARALGAIKDSRAVGPLITVLLDDKSEHVKHFVAEALSKIKDPRAVEPLISVLNDETLRVRNSAIAALGEIGDTRAIEPLIKILKEGDSFENRGVAAKALGKIKDPSVVEPLIAALLNDEENDFVRIGASSALGDIGDPRAIEPLINVLLKDGNIRINVARVLGDIGDLRAVEPLVSVLKDKNPNVRSSTARALGKIKDMRAVKPLIALRKDGNSSVQISASLALNQIIGLGARIVCPEDEAKNVFSPEDFKSFPPALDKGEWAGKKLKMKPDASRGGICAISNGKVQLNNFTQRIEQTKEVIEIDTNITINTIWESGNVYHVTANVNVQALLIIEPGTVVQYGSSGALFVNNGGTLVARGTPDNLITFTSDATTPGYADYYCAIYIDQTASISTKITYSVIEFAYVGIATNNIGLDYPIQNNRVHYCVYGIGESGIELTDIVNNQIFGSYYSGINIYMASDSGAVDRDSKILITNNTCDFYQDSGITIYGSALEEDAGVVNIVNNVVSNSQKYGLNLVDGYYVVDFIQNNGYYGNKQNKNKELKETKPIVAKEFPYVKGKSPLEPCFLKQDCPFIDAGFGDITQNAQLICSTTSLQENVDADTTDIGFHYPNFEVSNTEKAIDISVHTMEETVLNLNNNISGTVGISATGYPDNTNSLFLFMDGEYIEEIWCSGYSGEAVLESHSFGNGLHKLKIASVDWDGAITFSKNISVNFNNNFYYMQTNEFIDSDRDYIVCAMYSGKHDLIKVKAVDISGNVRWSTTISNTVNGINVSIPAEAIKGIQLGDLLIEEVGKVK
- the hslV gene encoding ATP-dependent protease subunit HslV, producing the protein MHATTIVVVRHKGEVAIGGDGQVTLQHTILKHKAKKIRKMYDNKILAGFAGSTADAFTLFERFETKLEAFSGNLQRAALELAKDWRTDRVLRKLEALLVVADKEKSFLLSGNGDVMEPDDGIIAIGSGGPYALSAARVLIKHSNLKAKDIVKEAIRTASTVCIYTNKEIEVAEL